The genomic DNA CGTGCCTGGATAAATTCGCGCAGCTGAGTGTTCGCCTGCTCGTTGACCACGGCGCCTCGAAGCATCGCCATGAGTGGCTCCGAATCCGCCGGGGCACCCACCCACACGTCCAGAAAGGTGCGGACAACTCGTTCTCCGAGGCGTTCGTGAGGTCCGTCGAACGCACTGGTCAAGCGCGCCAAGGTATCCGGTGAGATCGACATCACGGCGGCGAACAGCTCATCTTTGGACCGGAAGAACTGCATCACCAGGGCGGCATCAACCCCGGCATCGGACGCCACCTGCCTGATGGTCGTCGCGGCGAATCCGTGACTGGCAAACCGGCTGCGGGCCGCGTCGAGGATGGATTGCCGAGTCGTGTTGGTACCCGGCCGCCGCCCGCGGCGCTGTTCCGGTGCCGGCCGAATCCT from Mycobacterium sp. DL440 includes the following:
- a CDS encoding TetR family transcriptional regulator, with protein sequence MSARIRPAPEQRRGRRPGTNTTRQSILDAARSRFASHGFAATTIRQVASDAGVDAALVMQFFRSKDELFAAVMSISPDTLARLTSAFDGPHERLGERVVRTFLDVWVGAPADSEPLMAMLRGAVVNEQANTQLREFIQARLLDAAAAGAIDDDAVLRAGLASSLLVGLVMGRQVVGVPVLVKADIATLAALVAPAIQSVLTSKP